The proteins below are encoded in one region of Scyliorhinus torazame isolate Kashiwa2021f chromosome 16, sScyTor2.1, whole genome shotgun sequence:
- the pex10 gene encoding peroxisome biogenesis factor 10, producing the protein MPALPVNQPQLIRSSQKDEYYLHSLRSYANETFQIFAGAKRWLEWRKEIELLADLTYFSLTTFAGYQTLGEEYVNIVQVDSSGQRVPPPARRAALIILHTCVPYLLDRGLNRLEQDLQAESEGFQAPERRRVPARPGILHWLQGAVSGLTEQQKKVLLQTVCILRQAVSFLHRLHLGIFYLKGAFYHIAKRFTSITYLCVRGLFSDSVGLRWNYELLGKVSLLQLVLTVAVQVNSYRQRQRARHEWKLHRNLPCSRNSSQDLLVRSSRCILCLEERRHSTATPCGHLFCWECITEWCNTKAECPLCREMFQPHRLIYLRHYI; encoded by the exons ATGCCTGCCTTACCAGTGAACCAACCTCAGTTGATCCGCTCCAGCCAGAAGGATGAGTACTACCTGCACTCTCTGCGGAGCTACGCCAACGAGACATTCCAGATCTTTGCTG GTGCTAAGCGATGGCTGGAATGGAGAAAGGAGATTGAGTTGCTGGCAGATCTGACATATTTTTCTCTGACAACCTTTGCAG GTTACCAGACACTGGGTGAAGAGTATGTTAACATTGTCCAGGTGGACTCCAGTGGGCAGCGGGTGCCACCCCCAGCCAGACGGGCTGCCCTCATCATCCTTCACACTTGCGTCCCTTACCTACTGGACCGAGGACTGAACCGACTGGAGCAGGACCTGCAGGCAGAGAGCGAGGGATTCCAAGCACCAGAGCGCAGACGGGTGCCGGCAAGGCCAGGGATCCTCCACTGGCTCCAGGGGGCTGTCAGTGGCCTGACCGAGCAGCAGAAGAAAGTGCTGTTGCAGACCGTCTGTATCCTCCGACAGGCAGTCTCCTTCCTCCACCGTCTGCACCTGGGCATCTTCTACCTCAAAGGAGCTTTCTACCACATTGCCAAAAGATTCACCAGCATCACCTAC CTGTGCGTGCGTGGTCTGTTCAGTGACAGCGTTGGACTCCGGTGGAACTATGAGTTGCTGGGGAAGGTTTCGCTGCTGCAGCTGGTCCTGACTGTCGCCGTGCAGGTCAACAGCTACCGACAAAGGCAGCGTGCCCGGCATGAGTGGAAACTTCACCGCAACCTTCCATGCTCAAG AAATTCCTCTCAGGACCTTTTAGTCCGCAGCTCCAGGTGTATACTGTGTTTGGAAGAACGTAGGCACTCAACAGCCACACCATGCGGACACCTCTTTTGCTGGGAGTGCATCACCGAATGGTGCAATACAAAG GCAGAGTGTCCACTTTGTCGGGAGATGTTCCAGCCTCACCGACTCATCTACTTGCGTCATTACATTTAG